In Bacteroidia bacterium, one genomic interval encodes:
- a CDS encoding formylglycine-generating enzyme family protein — translation MKHLIFFLFILVFASCSKETEKETVYTTFQVNKTDTLHSIKSSVKMVYIPGGEYKPFYGSNTTLVNVAPFLMDERAVTNEEFLQFVIANPQWQKSNIKRLYADTNYLKTWPTDISLPENALKDAPVCNVSWFAAKAYAQSVGKRLPTLDEWEFVAMADEVTANARKKPKYSDDIIDLYLQKNRQFKSVKQSPPNYWGVYNMFDLIWEWTDDFNAVLTTGDSRNGEYNDKSLFCAGGATSVTDVMNYAAYMRFALRTSIKADYTIGNLGFRCANDTTIIKQ, via the coding sequence GTGAAACACTTAATCTTTTTTTTATTCATACTTGTTTTTGCATCCTGTTCTAAAGAAACCGAAAAGGAAACTGTTTACACTACCTTTCAGGTTAATAAAACTGATACATTACATAGTATAAAAAGCTCCGTTAAGATGGTTTATATTCCAGGAGGGGAATATAAACCATTCTACGGTTCTAACACCACATTGGTAAACGTAGCTCCTTTTTTAATGGACGAAAGAGCCGTGACTAATGAAGAATTTCTACAATTTGTCATTGCAAATCCTCAATGGCAAAAATCAAATATTAAAAGACTGTATGCAGACACCAACTATTTAAAGACATGGCCTACGGATATTTCATTACCTGAAAATGCATTGAAAGATGCTCCTGTATGTAATGTATCATGGTTTGCTGCTAAAGCATATGCTCAAAGTGTTGGCAAACGTTTGCCAACATTGGATGAATGGGAATTTGTAGCTATGGCAGATGAAGTTACAGCCAATGCAAGAAAGAAACCTAAATATTCAGATGACATCATTGATCTATATCTTCAAAAAAACAGGCAATTCAAATCTGTAAAACAAAGCCCACCAAACTATTGGGGTGTTTATAATATGTTTGATCTGATATGGGAATGGACTGATGATTTTAATGCTGTACTGACAACCGGTGATTCGCGAAATGGAGAATATAATGACAAGAGCCTTTTCTGTGCAGGTGGTGCTACTTCGGTAACTGATGTCATGAATTATGCAGCATACATGCGATTTGCACTCCGTACGTCCATCAAAGCTGATTACACTATTGGAAATTTAGGATTCCGGTGTGCTAATGACACAACAATAATTAAACAATAA
- the nirK gene encoding copper-containing nitrite reductase — MKHKHLTIYTTTLLITALLSCNSTSTTKQETNSSEAALAMVAEGNPEVAEVTAAPKVPAPVGTRAAKKLIVNLVTTEIEGIIADSIPYTFWTFNNTVPGSFIRVREGDEVTLNLKNDASSILPHNIDLHAVTGPGGGAAATTAPPGKEASFSFKAINKGLYVYHCAAPPVPMHIGNGMYGLILVEPAGGLKPVDREYYIMQGDFYTKASVVKKGLMEFDNDKAVAENPDYVLFNGKKGSLLGANMIEAKVGETVRLFIGNGGPNLTSSFHVIGEIFDNVYLEGGSTVSHNIQTTMIPAGGSAIVEFKCDVPGEYVLVDHSLSRAFNKGCIGKLKVTGEPNEKVFSAKTLTKE, encoded by the coding sequence ATGAAACACAAACATCTCACAATTTACACAACTACATTGTTGATTACAGCCCTCCTCAGTTGTAATTCAACAAGCACAACAAAACAGGAAACAAATTCTTCGGAGGCAGCACTGGCAATGGTTGCAGAAGGCAATCCGGAAGTAGCAGAGGTTACAGCAGCACCAAAAGTTCCGGCTCCTGTCGGCACCAGGGCTGCAAAAAAACTCATTGTAAATTTGGTAACTACAGAGATTGAGGGAATTATTGCAGACAGTATTCCTTATACATTCTGGACTTTCAACAACACTGTACCCGGAAGCTTTATACGAGTAAGAGAAGGTGATGAAGTGACATTAAATCTTAAAAACGATGCCAGCAGCATATTGCCACATAACATTGACCTGCATGCGGTAACCGGACCGGGTGGTGGTGCTGCAGCAACTACTGCGCCTCCAGGCAAAGAAGCTTCATTTTCTTTTAAAGCAATCAACAAAGGTCTTTATGTATATCATTGTGCTGCACCACCTGTACCCATGCATATTGGTAATGGCATGTATGGTCTTATATTGGTTGAACCTGCAGGCGGGTTAAAACCGGTTGACAGAGAATACTACATTATGCAAGGTGACTTTTACACAAAAGCTTCAGTAGTTAAAAAAGGTTTGATGGAGTTTGACAATGACAAAGCAGTTGCTGAAAATCCGGATTATGTTTTGTTTAATGGCAAAAAAGGTTCATTACTTGGAGCTAATATGATTGAGGCAAAGGTTGGAGAAACTGTTAGACTTTTTATTGGAAATGGTGGCCCAAACTTAACATCTTCATTTCACGTTATTGGAGAAATTTTTGACAATGTTTATCTCGAAGGCGGATCTACCGTTTCGCACAATATTCAAACAACAATGATTCCGGCAGGCGGATCGGCCATTGTAGAATTTAAATGTGACGTTCCGGGTGAATATGTTCTGGTTGATCACTCTCTTTCAAGAGCATTTAACAAAGGTTGTATTGGAAAACTTAAAGTTACCGGTGAGCCTAACGAGAAAGTATTCAGTGCAAAAACTTTGACAAAAGAATAA
- a CDS encoding SCO family protein, with protein MKLISLFCISLLMLVSCKEKTESKQDTEATEQLPSNSIFNLTSDWQNQDGKTIKLNDLQGKTLVVVMIYTTCKTACPILVAKMKTIESKFDRKDIDKINLVLVSIDPKTDTPEHLKEFSIKNEMTGPQWTFLRSDENATKEFANVLSMKYKKISPIDFSHSNIISTFKPNGILVSQEEGDINVDKVVATVNQTIRNK; from the coding sequence ATGAAACTCATTTCACTTTTTTGCATTTCGCTTTTAATGCTTGTTTCCTGCAAAGAAAAAACAGAATCCAAGCAGGATACAGAAGCAACTGAACAACTTCCTTCCAACTCAATTTTTAATCTCACCTCTGACTGGCAAAATCAAGACGGGAAAACAATAAAGCTAAATGACTTACAAGGCAAGACGCTGGTAGTAGTTATGATTTATACAACATGTAAAACTGCCTGTCCGATTCTTGTTGCAAAAATGAAAACGATTGAATCTAAATTTGATCGAAAAGACATTGATAAAATCAACCTCGTTTTAGTTTCTATTGATCCGAAAACTGATACTCCTGAGCACCTTAAAGAATTTTCGATTAAAAATGAAATGACCGGACCACAATGGACCTTTTTACGCTCTGATGAAAATGCAACCAAAGAATTTGCAAACGTGCTTTCTATGAAATATAAAAAGATTTCACCAATAGATTTTTCACATTCAAATATTATCAGCACATTTAAACCCAATGGAATTTTGGTAAGTCAGGAAGAAGGTGATATAAACGTTGATAAAGTTGTTGCAACTGTCAATCAAACAATCAGAAATAAATAA
- a CDS encoding spermine synthase, which yields MMAKRYSFFQWLFSFLYPVIIQKDQSDVNSVLETTLENGKLVLNAANANYSYGSLYRVFIKALLRFNINIKNKKKILVLGMGGGSVVKFLLKNNSQAQLDAVEIDRKIISIAKEMFDLTPTDRLNIYATDAIEFTQKCTEKYDLILIDIFIDDVVPEFCFTESIWKSLQNISLPTCDIVFNASMNHNSQKHNLESLRLLNIKEKIKLEQNLFFLLQPTVSK from the coding sequence ATGATGGCAAAAAGATATTCTTTTTTTCAGTGGTTGTTTAGCTTTCTATATCCCGTCATCATACAAAAAGATCAATCGGACGTGAATAGCGTTTTAGAGACTACCTTGGAAAATGGCAAACTGGTTCTGAACGCTGCAAATGCCAATTACAGCTACGGAAGTCTTTACCGTGTTTTTATAAAAGCATTACTTCGTTTTAATATTAACATTAAGAACAAAAAGAAAATTTTAGTTCTTGGCATGGGTGGTGGAAGTGTTGTAAAGTTTTTACTTAAAAACAATTCGCAAGCACAACTTGATGCAGTTGAAATTGACCGGAAGATTATTAGCATTGCTAAAGAAATGTTTGACCTGACTCCCACAGACAGATTAAATATTTATGCAACAGATGCCATAGAATTCACACAGAAATGCACAGAGAAATACGACTTGATTTTAATAGACATTTTTATTGACGATGTTGTTCCTGAGTTTTGTTTCACAGAATCCATTTGGAAATCATTGCAAAACATTAGTCTTCCAACTTGTGACATTGTATTTAATGCCAGCATGAATCATAATTCCCAAAAACATAATCTTGAATCCCTCAGGCTGCTTAATATAAAAGAGAAAATCAAATTAGAACAAAACCTTTTTTTTCTGTTACAACCTACTGTGAGTAAGTAA
- a CDS encoding T9SS type A sorting domain-containing protein — MKRLYTIIIFLSITSGVKAQNATPNAGFENWNAVGNRFDPADWNNLNPSTAIIGVLTCARASGADAHSGNYAIKLTTKLIPAFNIIANGIASTGTLITTPPYGVSGGIAYTGRPDSITGWYKYTPAGTDQGFVELQLLGATNTDTIGYVRFETPNATVSTYTRFAAAVNYLSTATPSNSIWILSSSKGVGPIVNSQIFIDDIAMVFNSSSVNTINSKNEVTILGNVIKEKIRFNYKNTGVYQFRLIDTAGRIVADTQLNSQQSTVDVTSLDGLYFYTIENSTGIINTGKIIIRN; from the coding sequence ATGAAAAGACTCTACACAATAATAATCTTCCTTTCAATTACCTCAGGCGTTAAAGCACAAAATGCAACCCCCAATGCAGGTTTTGAAAACTGGAATGCTGTTGGAAACCGCTTTGACCCTGCCGACTGGAATAATTTGAATCCAAGTACTGCAATAATAGGTGTGCTAACATGCGCACGTGCCTCTGGTGCAGATGCTCACAGTGGCAACTATGCAATTAAATTAACCACTAAATTAATTCCGGCTTTTAATATCATAGCGAATGGTATTGCAAGCACAGGTACATTGATTACAACACCACCTTATGGTGTTTCAGGAGGCATTGCTTATACCGGTCGCCCTGACAGCATTACCGGATGGTATAAGTACACTCCTGCAGGTACAGATCAGGGGTTTGTAGAACTTCAACTGTTAGGAGCAACAAACACTGACACTATTGGATATGTGAGATTTGAAACACCTAATGCCACAGTTAGTACATACACACGATTTGCGGCTGCTGTCAACTATCTTTCTACAGCAACACCTTCAAATTCTATTTGGATTCTTTCTTCCAGCAAGGGAGTTGGGCCGATTGTAAACAGTCAGATTTTTATTGATGATATAGCAATGGTTTTTAATTCGTCATCAGTAAATACTATCAATTCAAAAAATGAAGTAACAATTCTTGGCAATGTCATAAAAGAAAAAATTCGATTTAACTATAAAAACACAGGTGTTTATCAATTCAGGTTGATAGATACTGCAGGACGTATTGTAGCAGACACTCAACTTAACTCACAACAAAGCACCGTAGATGTTACTTCTTTGGATGGTTTGTATTTTTATACCATAGAAAACAGTACAGGTATCATCAATACAGGAAAAATAATTATCAGGAATTAA
- a CDS encoding TonB-dependent receptor, giving the protein MGVLKGNVYLKQSGEPVAGAGIFPLHDKSIGVASDADGSYEINLPVGKQTIVYALTGLRNDTLTLDIKDGIETIRNIYLTSNLKNLNVVVVSASKYEQRIEDITVSMEVISPKLIENRNTTNVTSVLEQTPGVTILDQEPQIRGGSGFSFGVGSRVATLIDGLPIMTGDAGRTDWQFIPVENIEQIEVIKGASSVLYGSSALSGTINFRTAYPKERYHTYLRTYGGVYDKPSNREAKWWDGPATFSGINFLHSEKINRWDLIIGGNGLYDHGFIGPPLAMSSLPFQDTTISNNDVASRWGRLNFNIRHRFKNIEGLSAGINGNFMQSHSNFSLVWANDSTGIYNAFPKTMTLTDSKTFYIDPYISLTGKKGSSHQLRSRIFYADNDNGNDQSNKTNVYLAEYRFNREIISLGRLNVTSGAYFQQSFSQASLYAGSGSNKNTLENYAAFIQLEKKLIKKLLVSAGFRAEYFEMNNKDAQLEPILRAGLNYQLTEGTFIRCSYGQGYRYPTIAEKFIETGAGGISVFPNPEVRPESSWNAEAGIKQGFKIGNFFGFADIAVFEQRYHNTIEYIYALWQPDQLAGFKFVNTGNSRVKGLEVSIMGEGKPVRNFSISFLGGYTYTLPQSLEPDYIFATDNPPTDFLPDSLSYSNTSTDTSKNILKYRFQHIAKMDIELTWKFISLGYGFRFYSFMKNIDKKFYDLDETVLPTGVKAYREKNDKGTLVHDLRLGFKLSDVFKASFLVNNATNLEYSLRPLKIESPRNYTLQLTAAF; this is encoded by the coding sequence ATGGGTGTGTTGAAAGGAAACGTTTATTTAAAGCAAAGTGGAGAACCTGTTGCCGGTGCCGGTATTTTTCCTCTCCATGACAAGTCAATAGGTGTGGCATCTGATGCTGATGGAAGTTATGAGATAAATCTTCCTGTTGGAAAACAAACTATAGTATATGCACTGACAGGTTTGAGAAATGATACACTTACATTAGATATTAAAGATGGTATAGAGACTATCCGTAATATCTACCTAACATCAAACCTTAAAAATCTTAATGTAGTTGTTGTTTCTGCAAGTAAGTACGAACAGCGTATTGAAGATATTACTGTAAGCATGGAAGTTATCAGTCCAAAGCTTATTGAAAACAGAAACACCACAAATGTAACCAGTGTGCTGGAGCAAACTCCCGGTGTTACTATATTAGATCAGGAGCCTCAAATTCGCGGTGGCAGTGGTTTTAGTTTTGGTGTTGGCAGCCGTGTAGCAACACTCATTGACGGACTCCCTATAATGACAGGAGATGCCGGTCGTACTGATTGGCAATTTATTCCTGTAGAAAACATTGAACAGATTGAAGTAATTAAAGGTGCTTCTTCTGTATTATATGGCTCATCAGCGTTAAGTGGAACAATTAATTTCAGGACAGCATATCCAAAAGAGCGTTATCACACCTACTTAAGAACCTATGGTGGTGTTTATGATAAACCATCAAACAGAGAAGCAAAGTGGTGGGATGGCCCTGCAACTTTTTCAGGTATCAACTTTTTACATAGTGAGAAAATCAATCGCTGGGATTTAATCATTGGAGGTAACGGATTATATGATCACGGATTTATTGGCCCTCCTTTAGCAATGAGTTCTTTGCCTTTTCAGGATACAACTATCAGCAATAATGATGTTGCATCCCGCTGGGGCAGGTTAAACTTTAACATCCGTCATCGTTTCAAAAATATTGAAGGACTTTCAGCTGGTATCAACGGAAATTTTATGCAGTCGCACTCCAATTTTTCTTTGGTATGGGCAAATGACAGCACAGGAATTTACAATGCATTTCCAAAAACCATGACACTTACCGATTCAAAAACATTTTATATTGACCCCTACATCAGCCTTACAGGAAAGAAAGGCTCATCACATCAACTGCGTTCGCGTATTTTCTATGCCGATAATGACAATGGCAACGATCAGTCAAATAAAACAAATGTATATCTTGCTGAATATCGTTTTAACCGCGAAATAATTTCATTAGGAAGATTAAATGTTACATCAGGAGCCTATTTTCAGCAATCATTCAGTCAGGCCTCACTGTATGCAGGAAGCGGCAGCAATAAAAACACACTTGAAAACTATGCAGCATTTATACAATTGGAAAAAAAGCTGATAAAAAAACTTTTGGTGTCAGCTGGTTTCAGAGCTGAATATTTTGAAATGAACAATAAAGATGCACAACTAGAACCCATTTTGCGTGCAGGATTAAATTATCAACTTACAGAAGGAACTTTTATCCGTTGCTCCTATGGACAAGGCTATCGTTACCCTACCATTGCTGAAAAATTTATAGAAACCGGTGCCGGTGGAATTTCTGTTTTTCCAAATCCGGAGGTAAGACCGGAATCAAGCTGGAATGCAGAAGCAGGAATAAAGCAAGGTTTTAAGATAGGAAATTTTTTTGGTTTTGCTGATATAGCAGTTTTTGAACAACGCTATCACAACACCATTGAATATATTTATGCATTATGGCAACCCGATCAGTTAGCCGGATTTAAATTTGTGAATACAGGAAACTCACGTGTTAAAGGGCTTGAAGTTTCCATTATGGGTGAAGGAAAACCAGTCCGCAATTTCTCCATAAGCTTTTTGGGTGGATATACATATACACTGCCCCAAAGTCTGGAGCCTGACTACATCTTTGCCACAGACAACCCTCCAACAGATTTTTTACCCGACTCATTATCATACAGCAACACCAGCACAGACACCTCAAAAAATATTCTCAAATACCGATTTCAGCATATTGCCAAAATGGATATTGAGCTAACATGGAAATTTATTTCTTTAGGTTACGGATTTCGTTTTTACAGTTTCATGAAAAACATTGATAAAAAGTTTTATGATCTTGATGAAACAGTTTTACCTACAGGTGTAAAAGCTTATCGCGAAAAAAATGACAAAGGCACCTTGGTGCATGACCTTCGCTTAGGGTTCAAACTAAGCGATGTTTTTAAAGCATCATTTTTAGTAAACAATGCCACAAACCTTGAATACTCATTGCGTCCATTAAAAATTGAGTCGCCAAGAAATTATACCTTGCAACTTACAGCAGCCTTTTAA
- the rpsT gene encoding 30S ribosomal protein S20, with amino-acid sequence MANHKSAVKRIRANGAKKDRNRYQAKTSRNALKELRTTTDKKEAEKMLPEVSGMLDKMAKKNLIHKNKAANLKSSITKYVAALK; translated from the coding sequence ATGGCAAATCACAAGTCAGCAGTAAAAAGAATTCGCGCCAACGGTGCTAAAAAAGACAGAAACCGTTATCAGGCAAAAACTTCGCGTAATGCTTTGAAAGAACTGCGCACCACTACCGATAAGAAAGAAGCTGAAAAGATGCTTCCTGAAGTATCCGGTATGCTTGATAAAATGGCAAAAAAGAATCTTATTCATAAGAATAAAGCTGCCAACCTTAAGTCAAGTATTACAAAATACGTTGCTGCTTTAAAATAA
- the radC gene encoding DNA repair protein RadC — MDEPKNIKSWSESDRPREKLLEKGKEALTDSELLAILIRSGTRQESAVDLAKRILNNTRNELSELSKLSVKDMMKYKGMGKVKAITIVAALELGRRRAQAQALERQKIISSKDAVAFFKAMLADLPHEEFRILLLDRANQIIKSENISKGGVSGTVVDARIIFKSAIENLASGIILCHNHPSGNPKPSQADVNLTSKLSNAGKLLEINILDHVIIAGDDYYSFADEGQL, encoded by the coding sequence ATGGATGAACCTAAAAACATTAAATCGTGGTCGGAGAGTGACAGGCCTCGCGAAAAACTCCTTGAAAAAGGTAAGGAAGCTTTAACCGACAGTGAGTTACTAGCCATCCTTATCCGTTCAGGTACCCGTCAGGAATCTGCTGTTGATTTGGCCAAAAGGATACTAAACAATACCCGTAACGAGCTTTCAGAATTATCTAAGCTATCAGTAAAAGATATGATGAAGTACAAAGGCATGGGTAAAGTAAAGGCTATTACAATTGTTGCGGCACTTGAGTTAGGGCGCAGACGCGCACAGGCTCAGGCTCTGGAAAGACAAAAAATAATTTCAAGCAAAGATGCAGTAGCTTTTTTTAAAGCCATGCTTGCTGATTTGCCGCATGAAGAATTCAGAATACTTTTATTGGACCGCGCCAATCAGATTATCAAGTCAGAAAACATCAGTAAAGGTGGTGTGTCGGGAACTGTGGTTGATGCACGTATTATCTTTAAATCGGCAATAGAAAATTTAGCTTCCGGAATTATCCTTTGCCACAATCATCCAAGCGGTAATCCTAAACCAAGTCAGGCAGATGTTAACCTGACTTCAAAACTAAGCAATGCAGGAAAATTACTGGAAATAAACATATTAGATCACGTGATTATTGCCGGTGACGATTATTACAGTTTTGCGGATGAGGGGCAACTTTGA
- the carA gene encoding glutamine-hydrolyzing carbamoyl-phosphate synthase small subunit, whose product MKYAHKSPAVLLLQDGTVFYGKSAGKIGTATGEICFNTGMTGYQEIFTDPSYKSQIMVMTSVHIGNYGVCQTESESSAAKISALICRNFSDHFSRKKADQSLQDYFIENNMVVVSDVDTRAIVQHIRSKGAMNAIVSSEETDLVKLNALLAKVPSMEGLELSSTVTTGKSYTYGDPASALHVAVIDLGVKENTLRCLADRGCYVKVFPMNTSFEEMEKFNPQGYMVSNGPGDPAAMPAMVDTVKKILNSDKALMGICLGHQLLAEACGIKTFKMFNGHRGINHPVKNMVTGRAEVTSQNHGFGVIPEDTFKNTAIEITHVNLNDQSIEGIRVKNKKAFSVQYHPEAAPGPNDARYLFDNFVNAVREVKEQAVTV is encoded by the coding sequence ATGAAATACGCACATAAATCACCCGCTGTATTGTTGCTTCAAGACGGTACGGTATTTTATGGAAAGTCGGCAGGCAAAATTGGAACTGCCACCGGTGAAATTTGTTTTAACACCGGTATGACAGGCTATCAGGAAATATTTACTGACCCAAGTTATAAATCGCAGATTATGGTGATGACCTCTGTACACATCGGAAATTATGGTGTGTGCCAGACAGAGTCAGAATCATCAGCAGCAAAAATATCTGCATTGATATGCCGTAATTTCTCTGACCATTTTTCAAGAAAAAAAGCCGATCAGAGTTTACAGGATTATTTTATTGAAAATAATATGGTTGTTGTATCTGATGTTGATACACGTGCCATCGTACAACACATCCGCAGCAAAGGTGCAATGAATGCTATTGTTTCTTCTGAAGAAACAGACCTCGTAAAATTGAATGCATTGTTGGCCAAGGTACCCTCTATGGAAGGGCTTGAATTATCAAGCACTGTCACAACAGGTAAATCATACACTTATGGCGACCCTGCATCAGCATTACATGTAGCTGTAATAGATTTGGGCGTAAAAGAAAACACCTTACGTTGTCTTGCTGACAGAGGATGTTATGTAAAAGTTTTTCCGATGAACACTTCTTTTGAAGAGATGGAAAAATTCAATCCACAAGGTTATATGGTTTCCAATGGCCCCGGTGACCCTGCAGCCATGCCTGCCATGGTTGATACCGTAAAAAAGATTCTCAATTCCGATAAAGCACTGATGGGAATATGCCTGGGTCATCAGCTACTTGCAGAAGCCTGTGGGATAAAAACATTTAAAATGTTTAATGGACATCGCGGCATCAATCATCCTGTAAAAAATATGGTAACAGGCCGTGCAGAAGTCACATCACAAAACCATGGCTTCGGAGTCATTCCGGAAGATACTTTCAAAAATACAGCGATTGAAATTACACATGTAAACCTTAACGATCAAAGTATTGAAGGTATCCGAGTGAAAAACAAAAAAGCTTTTTCTGTGCAATATCATCCGGAAGCCGCGCCCGGCCCTAATGATGCACGCTATCTTTTTGATAACTTCGTAAATGCCGTTAGGGAAGTAAAAGAGCAGGCTGTTACGGTATAG